CCTTGGACCCCCGATTTTTCCCGCCCTCGCGGGCTTGAGGTCTGCCAGGGTTTAGGGTTCCACTCGTGGGCGGGATGCAGGGGGTGGCTGATAGCTCCCTTTTTGAGGTTTCTGGGGGCACATTCTTCAGGTCCCGGAGGAGGGAGCTTCCCCCTACCTCCCGGTAATCACCCTTGCAAATTGATGTCAGAAAACGGGGCCAACTTCTAATGCCTTTTCCAGAAGCGCAGAATATTCCTTGAACGAAAGTCTCTTGAGGGCTTCTTCCGGGGTAAGGAGAAAGGCATCATGTTCTGCGTGGCTTTCCCATTCAACTGTTGGCTCCAGAACATGGGCCAGGAAAATTTCTACCTGATATTCCTTCCCATCATAGAAATAGTGCACTTCTCCCACCTTCCTTTTTAGCTCCACTCTGAGGCCCAGCTCTTCAGAAACCTCGCGAACGGCTGTCTCCTCCGGTCTTTCTCCTTCTTCTATATGTCCTTTGGGGAAAAGCCAGTGGCCATTTTTGTTTTTCCTGAGCACCACATTTTTTCCCCAGAACACAATAGCTCCTGCTTCTCTTATGGGCTCACTCACTTTTAGTCCTCTCCTACCTGTAACTGGGGAAGTTCTGCAAGGCCTTCCTTTATAGCCTGCAGAATACCTCCCTCTACCGCTTTCTTGGCAACCTTTATTGCATTTTTAATGGCTACCGCATCAGAGCGCCCGTGAGCTATTACCACTACTCCGTCTACTCCTAAAAGCGCTCCCCCACCGTATTCCCGGTAATCGAGGCGTTTGGCTACGGCCTTGAAAGCAGGTTTAGCCAGCAGGCTCCCCAAAACGGCTAATGGTCGCTTTTTTATCTCTTCCTTTATTATCCCCATGAGAGCCATAGCCAGACCTTCTGAAAGCTTCACCACCACGTTACCTGTAAACCCATCGCTTACCACCACATCCGCCATCCCGGTAGGTATATCTTTGCCTTCCACATTTCCTATGAAATTTAAGCCACTGGTCTTGAGAAGCTGATGGGCCTCCTGGACCACCACCGTACCCTTGGTTTCTTCCTCTCCATTGGAAAGAAGACCTATGCGCGGATTCTTTATCCCCATGACTCTTTCCGCATACACGTGGCCCATTAAGGCAAATTGAAGCAAATATTCGGGCTTACAATCAGTATTGGCTCCCACATCTATGAGGAAACAAAAGCCTCTGGTCGTGGGATAGGGGGTAGCAAGGGCAGGCCTCTTTATACCCTTTATTCTCCCCAGGTGGAAAATGGCAGCGGCCAGAACTCCTCCTGAGTTCCCGGCTGATACAAAGGCATCGGCTTCCCCGCGTTTCAGCATTTTCATCCCCACCACCATGGATGAATCAGGCTTGGATTTGACAGCAACGGCTGGATGTTCATGCATTTCTATAACTTGAGAGGCATGGACTATAGGAAGCGATAGGTTCCGTGTATCGTATTTGGCAAGTTCCGTCCGGATGGCTTCTTCTCTGCCCACCAGGATAACTTCCACTCCAAGTTCCCGGGCAGCCATAACTGCCCCCTCTACCGCTACTGGTGGGGCATAATCTCCGCCCATAGCATCAAGAATTATGCGCATGATGGACCTCCTTATCGTTTTACAAGGATAAACACCAGATCATTGACATTGGTATTGGTGGGCCCCGTTACGAGCAAATCACCGAGAGCTTTGAAAAACGTATACGAATCGTTATCCTGAAGGTAAGCCAGTGGGGAAAGCCCTTTTTCCAAACCCCTCCTTACCGTTGTCCCATCCACTATGGCGCCTGCGGCATCGGTGGGGCCATCAGTTCCGTCAGTGGCTAAAGTTACAATGGTGATTTCATCCCAGCCTTCAAGGGCTATCGCCGCAGCCAGAGCCAATTCCTGATTTCTGCCGCCTTTCCCCTTCCCCTTAATGGTTACTGTTGTCTCACCTCCCAGGATAAGGCAGGCCGGCGGCGGTATAGGGATTCCTCTGAGAGCTATCTCTTTCCCCAAAGCTGCCACAGCTTTTCCGATCTCCCTTGCTTCTCCCTCCAAGAAAGTGGTGAGAAGCAGAGCATTGAAGCCCCATCGTCTGGCTTCCTCCAGAGCCGCAGTGGCAGCTATGTAGTTATCGGCTATTATAACGTTCTGGACCCGGTCAAATACAGGGTCACCAGGTTTGGGGGTTTCAGGAATTTCTCCCTTCATGCCCCTCTGAAGTCTCTCCACAATGCTCTGGGGCATCTCAGTTAAGATCCCATATTTTTCCAGAACCTTCCATGCATCGGAGAAAGTGGTTGGGTCGGGAGCGGTTGGGCCTGAGGCGATGGTATCCAGCGGACTTCCCACCACATCGGATAGAATTAAGCTTATGATAGTGGCAGGATACGCTGCTTTGGCCAGTTGTCCTCCTTTTATGGCGGAGATATGTTTGCGCAAGGCGTTCATTTCGTTTATAGTAGCTCCGCATCTCAAAAGGAGAGAAGTGGCTAATTTTTTATCTTCCAAGGTTATGCCTTCTGCTGGCAGGGGCATAAGGGCTGAGCCTCCTCCAGAAATGAGAGTAATAACCATATCCCTTTCTCCAAGTCCGGAGACCATCTCCATAATCTTTTTCGCCCCCTCAAATCCTGCCTCGTTTGGAGTTGGGTGTCCGGCCTGATTGATGTAAATACGGGCTGGAAACGGTTCAAGTATGTAACCTTCCTTTACGTTAACCCAGCCGCCAGTGATACGTTCCCCTAAAACCTCCTCAACGGCAGCGGCCATGGGAGCCCCAGCTTTGCCCCCACCCACTACTATTATGCGCTGAAAGTAAGAAAGGTCGTAAATTCTATCGGCAACTATGAGTTTATCGTTCTCCCTTTTAACCACTTTGCGTATAGCCTCAGCGGGGTCAACAGCTTTAAGGGCTGCATTTATTATGGCCTTTATTTCCTCTTTACCCACTTTGGCCCCTCCTTTTCCACCCATGTTTTTAGCACCCTCCCCACAATTTCCAGACTTTCAGGGCTGACCTTATCCGGGGTATCCTCTGAAGTGTGCCAGTAAGGGTAGTCAAAATCAATGACCAGGGCCGATGGGATACCTCTGAGGGCGAAGGGCAGGTGGTCATCAATGATTCTGTACTTGACCTGCGGGATGAAATATTCAGAAAAACCAAGGCTTCGGGCTATACCCCAGATGCTCTCAGTGAGGGTCTTATCCGAATTAGCCTCCTGATAGATTTTCAGATCTTTGTCCCCAATCATATCTGCTACAATTACGGCTTTGAGGTTGAGTTCCATCTGGGAGGCAAAAGAGGCGCCCACCGAGAAAGGCCATCCATCAATGTTACCCATATCCTCGGCATCAAAAAAAGCGAGCCAGATCCGGAAATCCTGCGGTTCTCTCAGGATTCGGGCCATCTCAAGAAGTAAAGCAGTGCCGCTATTTCCGTCGTTGGCACCGGGTACGGGTAGATGCTGCAACTCGGGTGGATTGCGGTCGGATATGGGACGAGTATCATAGTGGGTTCCAAGCAATATTCCAGGGCCATCTCCCTTGTAAGCCAGGATGTTGTAGCCCCGGACTTCTTTGTATACAAAGGGAACCAATTGAACTTGCCAGTTTTGGGTTCTAAGCCAATGGGCAATGTAATCTCTAATCTGTTCCTGTTCCCTAGTTCCAGTCGGGTGTGGGCCGATGCCGCTCAGGTAAAAGAGGTGCTGCATAGATTTGGCGCCAGAAAAATCGCCAGTGTTGCAAGCCACGAGAAGGAGAAGGAGGCAAAAAAGCCCGAAGTTTCTTCGCATAGCGAAAAAGGCTTGAGCAAGCTTTTTGAACAAATTTGAAAGTTCCTGAAAATAGCGCCTATTTTGGCTATGCGAAGGAATTGTGGGAAATTTCATTTCACATCCTGCGAATTTCTAATCTTTCAAAATCCCTTGGGAAGTCATGAAAGCTTCTAAATCCTTAAGGGCTCTCTCACTATAGGCCAGATAGCGCGCCGGCTTTCTCTTTATTTTCCGCTCCAAAGGCGGCAACAGTCCAAAGTTCGCTTTCATGGGCTGAAAGTCTTTTATACGCGGATCTGTTATGTAATGACAAAGCGCCCCTATCATGGTGGTCGGAGGAAAAACCAGTAGCTCCTTTCCCTTTAGCAATCTGGCCATATTCAGCCCTGCTACAAGCCCTGTAGCTGTTGAACCTACATAACCCTCACTGCCGGTTATCTGACCAGCAAAGAACAAATCATGCCTGCGGCGGAATTGAAGGGTTGGAAACAATAATTTCGGAGAATTTATGAACGTATTGCGATGCATCTGTCCGTACCGTACGAATTCGGCTTTCTCAAGGCCTGGAATAAGCCTGAAAACCCTCTCCTGCTCACCCCATTTCAGGTTTGTCTGAAAACCCACCAGATTATATAACGTGCCAGCAGCATCGTCCTGACGAAGTTGAACCACAGCGTAAGGCTGCTTGCCAGTCCTCGGATCTACAAGCCCCACCGGACGCAATGGGCCAAAGGCCAGAGCTTCTCTTCCTCGCCTGGCTATCACCTCTATAGGAAGGCATGCTTCAAAGAATTTCGGATCCTCCCTTTCAAAATCCCTGAGCTCAATGGTTTCAGCCTGCAAAAGAGCATCCACAAAGCGGTAATACTCCTCCTCTGTCATCGGGCAATTTATGTAATCTTCTCCGCCCCTGCCGTAACGGGAAGCCCGGAAGGCTTTGCTCATGTCTATGGATTCGTAGGTTATTATTGGAGCCATGGCATCGTAAAAGTAAAGATACTCCTCTCCGATCAATTCTCGAAGGCGAGCAGCAAGTATATCAGAGGTCAGCGGGCCAGTGGCTACTATTACCGGCCCTGATGGTATTTCCGTCACTTCCTCCCGTATGACTTTGATATTGGGATGCGATTCTATTCGCTCTGTGACCAGGCGAGCAAAATCATCTCTGGAAACTGCCAAGCTCCCCCCTGCCGGGACTCTCGTCTCATAAGCGCAGGAAAGGATGAGAGAACCCAGACGACGCAGTTCCTCTTTGAGAAGCCCTAAGGGTTTATCTAAGGGTTCTGCTCCGAGAGAGTTGCTGCAAACTAGCTCCGCCAAAAACCCAGTGCGATGAGCTGGCGTTAGCTTGAAAGGGCGCATCTCATAAAGATATACTTTGAATCCTCTCTCCGCCAGCTGCCAGGCCGCTTCAGATCCAGCAAGCCCGCCCCCAATCACCACTACATCGCCCATTCTCACTCCTTTTCAACAATCTTTAT
This window of the Anaerolineae bacterium genome carries:
- the trmFO gene encoding FADH(2)-oxidizing methylenetetrahydrofolate--tRNA-(uracil(54)-C(5))-methyltransferase TrmFO, which encodes MGDVVVIGGGLAGSEAAWQLAERGFKVYLYEMRPFKLTPAHRTGFLAELVCSNSLGAEPLDKPLGLLKEELRRLGSLILSCAYETRVPAGGSLAVSRDDFARLVTERIESHPNIKVIREEVTEIPSGPVIVATGPLTSDILAARLRELIGEEYLYFYDAMAPIITYESIDMSKAFRASRYGRGGEDYINCPMTEEEYYRFVDALLQAETIELRDFEREDPKFFEACLPIEVIARRGREALAFGPLRPVGLVDPRTGKQPYAVVQLRQDDAAGTLYNLVGFQTNLKWGEQERVFRLIPGLEKAEFVRYGQMHRNTFINSPKLLFPTLQFRRRHDLFFAGQITGSEGYVGSTATGLVAGLNMARLLKGKELLVFPPTTMIGALCHYITDPRIKDFQPMKANFGLLPPLERKIKRKPARYLAYSERALKDLEAFMTSQGILKD
- a CDS encoding glycerate kinase, giving the protein MGKEEIKAIINAALKAVDPAEAIRKVVKRENDKLIVADRIYDLSYFQRIIVVGGGKAGAPMAAAVEEVLGERITGGWVNVKEGYILEPFPARIYINQAGHPTPNEAGFEGAKKIMEMVSGLGERDMVITLISGGGSALMPLPAEGITLEDKKLATSLLLRCGATINEMNALRKHISAIKGGQLAKAAYPATIISLILSDVVGSPLDTIASGPTAPDPTTFSDAWKVLEKYGILTEMPQSIVERLQRGMKGEIPETPKPGDPVFDRVQNVIIADNYIAATAALEEARRWGFNALLLTTFLEGEAREIGKAVAALGKEIALRGIPIPPPACLILGGETTVTIKGKGKGGRNQELALAAAIALEGWDEITIVTLATDGTDGPTDAAGAIVDGTTVRRGLEKGLSPLAYLQDNDSYTFFKALGDLLVTGPTNTNVNDLVFILVKR
- a CDS encoding M28 family peptidase translates to MVPFVYKEVRGYNILAYKGDGPGILLGTHYDTRPISDRNPPELQHLPVPGANDGNSGTALLLEMARILREPQDFRIWLAFFDAEDMGNIDGWPFSVGASFASQMELNLKAVIVADMIGDKDLKIYQEANSDKTLTESIWGIARSLGFSEYFIPQVKYRIIDDHLPFALRGIPSALVIDFDYPYWHTSEDTPDKVSPESLEIVGRVLKTWVEKEGPKWVKRK
- a CDS encoding NUDIX domain-containing protein; the protein is MSEPIREAGAIVFWGKNVVLRKNKNGHWLFPKGHIEEGERPEETAVREVSEELGLRVELKRKVGEVHYFYDGKEYQVEIFLAHVLEPTVEWESHAEHDAFLLTPEEALKRLSFKEYSALLEKALEVGPVF
- the plsX gene encoding phosphate acyltransferase PlsX, which encodes MRIILDAMGGDYAPPVAVEGAVMAARELGVEVILVGREEAIRTELAKYDTRNLSLPIVHASQVIEMHEHPAVAVKSKPDSSMVVGMKMLKRGEADAFVSAGNSGGVLAAAIFHLGRIKGIKRPALATPYPTTRGFCFLIDVGANTDCKPEYLLQFALMGHVYAERVMGIKNPRIGLLSNGEEETKGTVVVQEAHQLLKTSGLNFIGNVEGKDIPTGMADVVVSDGFTGNVVVKLSEGLAMALMGIIKEEIKKRPLAVLGSLLAKPAFKAVAKRLDYREYGGGALLGVDGVVVIAHGRSDAVAIKNAIKVAKKAVEGGILQAIKEGLAELPQLQVGED